The proteins below are encoded in one region of Helianthus annuus cultivar XRQ/B chromosome 2, HanXRQr2.0-SUNRISE, whole genome shotgun sequence:
- the LOC110880617 gene encoding uncharacterized protein LOC110880617 gives MDFKVGDGLLGEENDGEVDIEIPDDLLIHDQVNRISSLISFTYLDMNKFLWDLTYFQQRVILAPTNEVVTSINKELLENLPGEEKIYFSSDSLCQSEEESELNMALFPPDVLNNLRLSGLPNHKLVLKVSAPVMLLRNIDQAYGFCNGTRLQVTKLGKVVIEAKIITGTNIGQHTLISR, from the coding sequence ATGGATTTTAAAGTTGGTGATGGTCTGCTTGGTGAAGAAAATGATGGTGAGGTAGATATTGAAATTCCAGATGATTTACTTATTCATGACCAAGTCAATCGTATTTCTTCTCTCATTTCATTTACATATCTCGACATGAATAAGTTTTTGTGGGATTTAACGTATTTCCAACAAAGAGTGATTCTTGCTCCAACTAATGAAGTAGTGACTTCAATAAATAAAGAGCTGTTAGAGAATCTGCCTGGTGAAGAGAAGATTTATTTTAGTTCAGATAGTTTATGTCAATCTGAGGAAGAATCAGAGCTTAACATGGCATTGTTTCCTCCCGATGTGTTAAACAATCTTCGTTTGTCTGGTTTACCTAACCATAAATTAGTATTGAAAGTTAGTGCTCCAGTGATGTTACTCAGAAACATTGATCAGGCATATGGATTTTGTAACGGTACACGTTTACAAGTCACGAAACTCGGAAAAGTCGTGATTGAAGCAAAAATTATCACAGGGACTAATATAGGTCAACATACTTTGATTTCAAGATGA
- the LOC110880616 gene encoding LOB domain-containing protein 37, which produces MSCNGCRILRKGCGVDCVLRPCLDWIESPDAQAHATLFVSKFFGRGDLVNYISSVQYDHQRAATFRSLLYEAAGRTVNPVNGAMGLLSTGNWHLCEAAVQTVLAGGSPTAEQNLIQEVNESSDDFQSRAEWGVMMIRNQADSNDQNLPFMPLPEADVALELAIGYRRNDGEEPKLLNLFQ; this is translated from the exons ATGAGCTGCAATGGCTGTCGAATTCTGCGCAAGGGGTGTGGTGTCGACTGTGTGCTTCGACCATGTTTGGACTGGATCGAATCACCCGACGCCCAAGCCCACGCCACCCTCTTCGTCTCCAAGTTCTTTGGCCGCGGTGATCTGGTCAACTACATCTCCTCCGTGCAGTACGATCATCAACGCGCTG CGACGTTTCGGTCGCTTCTATACGAAGCGGCTGGGAGGACTGTGAATCCGGTAAACGGAGCCATGGGACTACTCTCAACCGGAAACTGGCACCTCTGTGAGGCGGCAGTGCAGACGGTGCTTGCTGGTGGTTCTCCGACTGCTGAACAAAACTTGATTCAAGAAGTTAATGAGAGTTCAGATGACTTTCAATCAAGAGCTGAGTGGGGGGTGATGATGATCCGGAACCAGGCTGACAGTAACGACCAGAACTTGCCGTTCATGCCGCTGCCGGAGGCTGACGTGGCGTTGGAATTGGCCATAGGATACCGGCGCAACGACGGTGAAGAGCCGAAGTTGTTGAACCTTTTTCAGTAA